One segment of Erigeron canadensis isolate Cc75 chromosome 2, C_canadensis_v1, whole genome shotgun sequence DNA contains the following:
- the LOC122588159 gene encoding uncharacterized protein LOC122588159, whose product MDNTSTTLSNPSSQKLHRKKTKKTTSIAIKVLKAPLRAICKIRDMYILGMYKCAAGMGEPTNVYTSSLPKSYSTTSSRADDDYAELIRIASTRSLTKLDPEFLQRQKTTVVARSQSLAFGRIDEDKTCDYFGDDFKLNNSDHHQMFPRSKSHAAPPLTRMSI is encoded by the coding sequence ATGGACAACACCTCCACTACCCTTTCCAATCCATCTTCTCAAAAGTTGCAtcgtaaaaaaacaaaaaaaacaacatcAATTGCGATTAAGGTTTTAAAGGCACCGTTACGTGCCATATGCAAGATTCGGGACATGTACATATTGGGTATGTACAAATGTGCGGCTGGAATGGGTGAACCAACGAATGTGTACACATCAAGTTTGCCAAAAAGCTATAGCACCACGTCCTCAAGAGCCGACGATGATTACGCCGAGCTCATACGTATTGCTTCCACTAGAAGTTTGACTAAGTTGGATCCAGAGTTTCTCCAGCGACAAAAGACGACGGTCGTGGCACGTAGCCAAAGTTTGGCTTTTGGTAGAATTGATGAAGACAAGACTTGTGATTATTTTGGGGATGATTTTAAGTTAAATAATTCTGATCACCATCAGATGTTTCCTAGGAGTAAAAGTCATGCAGCACCACCACTTACAAGAATGTCTATCTGA